The Parasegetibacter sp. NRK P23 genome includes a window with the following:
- a CDS encoding glycoside hydrolase family 2 TIM barrel-domain containing protein, translating to MNRKLLKNLWAIAFILVANCVFGQSSPVGEQRRMRSSNAEELRGKFPWTNEKISEENRMPMRASYYTFPDAKQAEGKDWSKSSAYLSLNGDWFFKWAEKPAELPSDFFSPAFDHSKWDKFQVPANWELNGYGYRHYSSAGFEFTHLMRPDPPLTPMDINPTAIYRKEVELPANWNGKQVVLHIGAAKMNLGVWVNGQYVGYGEDSKLASEFDITTFLKPGKNLVVLRIMRWCDAAYLEDQDMFRVSGITRDCYLMARNPVHIYDIEMIPGLDEQYKNGWLKVSVDLNKVPEPGTRAVFELSYKGKKIYTQEINWNRQKKNTFSFPVLSPALWTAETPELYDVNISLFDPKGQLLEIIPQRTGFRKVEIKNGQFLVNGKPVLIKGVNRHEMDFHTGTVVSKEAMLRDIKLMKQFNINAVRTSHYPNDEYWYELCDEYGLYVVDEANVESHGMGYDINHTMANRPSWVDAHLIRMQRMIERDKNHPSIVTWSMGNEAGNGYNFYSSYLWMKQRDSSRPVQYERAVSDYRTLTWEWDSDVICPMYPSPEGLRQYAEKNKKPARPLIMCEYAHGMGNSLGNFVDYWNIIRNNQHALQGGFIWDFVDQCFFKVNEKGDTVITYGGDYEPSYIRHDANFSANGMFTAYRTPNPHAWEMKQVYRDIHTSWKGNNTVEVFNEKFFTGTENIQLNWELVVNGKSVRKGTIAALDVPAQQKKLHTIPMGKIPEGETFLNLVYTLKKAEPLVEKGHVVAMEQLHIAGVPAPYQPVSGSTAITIDEQTNQTILRSKDLKIGFSKTTGLLSSYTYKGNTLLDTGFMLQPHFWRAMNDNDMGADLQNTLSVWRTAPGHMKMVKMEVTQKDGLATVQTVFNMPEVHATLDVQYVVNASGAIQVTQSLLADTSFKTPMLPRFGMKWILPGWFNTIEYYGRGPGENYNDRFQAAPVGIYKQTVDQQFYPYVRPQETGNKTGIRWYRIFNAKGNGLEITADTLFSASALHYFTADLDDVKEKHQRHAADLVKHPQTQLNIDMMQMGVGGIDSWRSWPLEQYRLPFKNYSYTFQIKPIK from the coding sequence ATGAACAGGAAATTACTTAAAAATTTGTGGGCGATAGCCTTTATATTGGTCGCGAACTGCGTCTTTGGTCAATCCAGTCCGGTAGGTGAACAACGCCGGATGAGGTCGTCAAACGCGGAAGAATTGCGGGGAAAATTCCCATGGACCAATGAAAAGATCAGCGAAGAGAACAGGATGCCCATGCGCGCCTCGTATTACACTTTCCCCGATGCAAAGCAGGCGGAAGGAAAGGATTGGTCGAAGAGCAGCGCTTATCTCAGTCTGAACGGAGACTGGTTTTTTAAATGGGCCGAAAAACCTGCTGAACTTCCTTCGGATTTTTTCTCCCCGGCCTTCGATCACAGCAAATGGGATAAGTTCCAGGTGCCCGCCAACTGGGAACTCAACGGATACGGTTACCGGCATTATTCCAGCGCAGGGTTTGAATTCACGCACCTGATGCGGCCCGATCCTCCACTCACCCCAATGGATATTAATCCCACCGCCATATACAGGAAGGAAGTGGAATTGCCTGCCAACTGGAACGGAAAGCAGGTGGTGCTGCACATTGGCGCCGCCAAAATGAACCTGGGCGTTTGGGTGAACGGCCAATATGTGGGCTACGGAGAAGACAGCAAACTCGCCTCCGAATTCGATATTACCACTTTCCTGAAGCCTGGAAAAAACCTTGTTGTATTGCGCATCATGCGTTGGTGCGACGCGGCTTATCTGGAGGACCAGGATATGTTCCGCGTAAGCGGCATTACGCGCGATTGTTACCTTATGGCCCGTAACCCGGTTCATATCTATGATATCGAAATGATCCCGGGGCTGGATGAGCAATATAAAAACGGATGGCTGAAGGTTTCGGTGGATTTGAACAAAGTTCCGGAGCCAGGAACCAGGGCCGTATTTGAACTTTCCTATAAAGGAAAGAAAATATATACCCAGGAGATCAACTGGAACAGACAAAAGAAAAACACCTTCAGCTTCCCGGTGTTATCACCGGCTTTGTGGACGGCGGAAACACCGGAGTTGTACGACGTGAATATATCGCTCTTCGACCCTAAAGGGCAGTTGCTGGAGATCATTCCCCAAAGAACCGGTTTCCGGAAGGTGGAAATAAAAAACGGACAGTTTCTCGTGAACGGGAAGCCTGTCCTCATTAAAGGCGTGAACCGCCATGAAATGGATTTCCATACCGGAACAGTGGTATCGAAAGAAGCCATGCTGCGTGATATTAAACTGATGAAGCAATTCAACATCAATGCGGTGCGTACTTCTCATTATCCCAATGATGAATACTGGTATGAACTCTGCGATGAATATGGTTTGTACGTGGTGGATGAAGCGAACGTGGAATCACATGGCATGGGGTATGATATCAACCACACGATGGCCAACCGTCCGAGTTGGGTAGACGCGCACCTGATCAGGATGCAAAGAATGATCGAACGCGATAAGAACCACCCCAGCATCGTAACCTGGAGCATGGGCAATGAAGCGGGCAACGGTTATAACTTTTACTCGTCCTACCTCTGGATGAAACAGCGTGACTCCTCACGCCCGGTTCAATACGAAAGGGCCGTGAGCGATTACCGCACCCTTACCTGGGAATGGGATTCAGACGTAATCTGTCCCATGTATCCTTCTCCGGAAGGCTTGCGGCAATACGCGGAGAAAAACAAAAAGCCTGCCCGTCCGCTGATTATGTGTGAGTATGCGCACGGCATGGGCAATTCCCTTGGGAATTTCGTGGATTACTGGAACATCATCCGCAACAACCAGCACGCGTTGCAGGGCGGGTTCATCTGGGATTTCGTGGACCAGTGTTTCTTTAAAGTGAATGAAAAAGGAGATACCGTAATTACCTACGGCGGTGATTATGAACCATCCTATATTCGTCACGACGCGAATTTCTCGGCGAACGGGATGTTCACCGCTTACAGAACGCCGAACCCCCACGCCTGGGAAATGAAACAGGTGTACCGTGATATCCATACTTCCTGGAAGGGGAACAATACGGTGGAGGTTTTCAACGAGAAGTTCTTTACCGGAACGGAAAATATCCAACTGAACTGGGAACTTGTGGTGAACGGAAAATCTGTCCGCAAAGGAACCATCGCTGCACTCGATGTACCCGCACAACAAAAGAAATTGCACACAATTCCGATGGGAAAAATACCGGAAGGAGAAACGTTTTTAAACCTGGTGTACACCTTGAAAAAAGCGGAGCCACTCGTGGAAAAGGGCCATGTGGTGGCGATGGAGCAACTTCATATTGCCGGTGTTCCGGCGCCCTACCAACCGGTATCCGGCAGTACAGCAATTACTATAGACGAACAAACCAATCAAACTATACTGCGTTCGAAGGACCTGAAAATCGGTTTTTCGAAAACAACTGGCTTGCTTTCTTCCTACACGTACAAAGGCAACACCTTACTGGATACAGGGTTCATGCTTCAGCCCCATTTCTGGCGCGCCATGAACGACAATGATATGGGCGCTGATTTGCAGAATACGCTTTCCGTTTGGAGAACGGCTCCCGGGCATATGAAAATGGTGAAGATGGAAGTAACACAAAAAGATGGACTGGCTACCGTACAAACGGTATTCAATATGCCTGAAGTGCATGCCACCCTTGATGTACAATATGTAGTGAATGCCAGCGGCGCCATCCAGGTAACACAATCCCTGCTTGCCGATACAAGTTTTAAAACCCCGATGCTGCCGCGTTTTGGCATGAAATGGATATTACCCGGATGGTTCAATACTATTGAATATTATGGACGTGGCCCTGGAGAGAATTACAACGACCGGTTCCAGGCCGCGCCGGTCGGCATCTACAAACAAACGGTGGACCAGCAGTTCTATCCTTATGTGCGTCCCCAGGAAACCGGTAATAAAACCGGTATCCGTTGGTATCGTATCTTTAACGCGAAAGGAAACGGACTGGAAATTACAGCCGATACATTGTTTTCAGCCAGCGCATTGCATTACTTCACCGCCGACCTTGACGATGTAAAGGAAAAGCACCAGCGCCATGCCGCCGATCTCGTAAAGCACCCGCAGACCCAACTCAATATCGATATGATGCAGATGGGCGTTGGCGGTATCGACAGCTGGCGCTCCTGGCCACTGGAACAATACAGGCTTCCTTTTAAAAATTATTCGTACACATTTCAGATCAAACCAATTAAATAA
- a CDS encoding glycoside hydrolase family 2 TIM barrel-domain containing protein: MQKLLFSFLAIFSALFAGAQQNEWENPAILDQHKEKSHVTFMLYNDAATAAKDDYAQSSRYRSLNGAWKFVYADKPADAVKDFYAPSLNDAAWKSIPVPSNWEMKGFGIPIYTNVTYPHPRNPPYVDNNYNPVGTYRKTFTVPENWDGQEIILHFGSISGYAQVYVNGQKAGMTKAAKTPAEFNITKLLKKGENLLAVQVYRWHDGSYLEDQDFWRLSGIERDVYLQAYPKSTIWDFFLKADLDAKYTNGIFSAVVDVRKFEGASNAGAIVVELLDKQGKNVFRQEKKITGGTGDITQVAFNGTVKNPLKWSAEYPNLYTCLITQKDAAGKTIGITSSKTGFRKVEIKNAQLHVNGMPVLVKGTNRHEHDEVDGHTLTTESMIRDIKLMKLFNINAVRNSHYPNDPRWYKLCDEYGLYLVDEANIETHGMGAEWQGGFDKSKHPAYLPLWAPAHLDRIQRMVERNKNHASIIIWSMGNECGNGPVFYEAYKWMKQRDASRPVQFEQAGENSNTDIVCPMYPGINDMKRYAAATDKTRPYIMCEYSHAMGNSSGNFKTYWDIVASSKQMQGGFIWDWVDQGLKTKTTDGRTFWAYGGDLGGYHLQNDENFCANGLVAADRTPHPGLYEVKRYYQHINFKVKDAALGIVTVKNDFAFTNLDQFEFKWALANNGTEGELRPFTVELAPGKEKDIKLPLPMIKALPGTEFFVNLHAYTKNATELVPAGHEVATEQFSLNGVSWFAHDFDKGGELKVTTEGNRLKFTSGNVSGEFDTRNGNLNSYTINNHRVVGRFPQPFFWRAPTDNDFGANFQSYAGAWRTAHLNKEVKKVTVGEKSAEGMKITVEYELNDVQAPYAVEYLIQNDGAIKVTASIDLTGKKLPELPRFGMRLELPRQFDNLEYYGRGPWENYEDRNNASFIGLFKDKVQNQWVKHYIRPQENGYHTDTRWLSLKNAAGQGLVIEGTQPLGFSALNVMTEDLDPGLTKKQQHPTDVKPRDNVFLHIDLRQRGVGGDNSWGAQPHREFRLMDKKYSYSYIMRLVE, translated from the coding sequence ATGCAAAAGTTGCTTTTTAGTTTTCTCGCCATCTTCAGTGCACTGTTCGCAGGGGCACAGCAGAATGAATGGGAAAACCCTGCGATCCTCGACCAGCACAAAGAGAAATCGCATGTTACGTTCATGTTGTATAACGATGCTGCCACAGCCGCCAAAGATGATTACGCGCAATCTTCCCGCTACCGTTCGTTGAACGGTGCATGGAAATTCGTGTATGCCGATAAGCCCGCGGATGCCGTGAAAGATTTTTACGCGCCCTCGTTGAATGATGCGGCCTGGAAGAGCATTCCCGTTCCTTCCAACTGGGAAATGAAAGGATTCGGTATTCCTATCTATACGAATGTTACTTATCCGCATCCGAGGAATCCCCCGTATGTAGATAATAATTACAACCCTGTAGGCACCTACCGCAAAACGTTTACCGTACCCGAAAACTGGGACGGTCAGGAGATTATCCTTCATTTCGGTTCCATATCAGGTTATGCGCAGGTATATGTGAATGGCCAAAAGGCCGGCATGACCAAAGCCGCCAAAACACCGGCGGAGTTTAACATTACAAAACTGCTGAAGAAAGGAGAGAACCTGCTTGCGGTTCAGGTGTACCGCTGGCATGATGGATCTTACCTGGAGGACCAGGACTTCTGGCGACTCAGCGGCATCGAACGTGATGTTTACCTGCAGGCTTATCCCAAATCCACGATCTGGGATTTCTTCCTGAAAGCTGACCTCGATGCAAAATATACGAACGGTATTTTCTCTGCGGTTGTTGATGTCCGGAAATTTGAAGGCGCTTCCAATGCAGGCGCTATCGTGGTGGAACTGCTGGATAAGCAGGGAAAAAACGTGTTCAGGCAAGAGAAAAAAATCACGGGTGGAACCGGTGATATCACCCAGGTTGCGTTCAACGGAACGGTGAAGAATCCTTTAAAATGGAGTGCGGAATACCCGAACCTCTATACATGCCTCATCACCCAGAAAGATGCAGCCGGTAAAACAATCGGCATCACTTCTTCCAAAACAGGTTTCCGTAAAGTTGAGATTAAGAACGCGCAATTACATGTGAACGGGATGCCCGTGCTGGTGAAAGGCACCAACCGCCACGAACACGATGAGGTGGATGGCCACACGCTTACCACCGAATCGATGATCCGCGATATTAAACTGATGAAGTTGTTCAACATCAACGCGGTGCGAAACAGCCATTACCCCAACGATCCCCGCTGGTACAAACTCTGTGATGAATATGGCTTGTACCTCGTAGACGAAGCCAACATTGAAACACATGGTATGGGCGCTGAGTGGCAGGGTGGATTCGATAAATCAAAACATCCCGCTTACCTTCCCTTGTGGGCACCGGCACACCTCGACAGGATTCAGCGTATGGTGGAAAGAAATAAGAACCACGCCAGTATCATCATCTGGAGCATGGGCAACGAATGTGGAAACGGTCCCGTTTTCTACGAGGCGTACAAATGGATGAAACAACGCGATGCTTCCCGTCCGGTTCAATTCGAACAAGCCGGTGAAAACAGCAATACCGATATCGTTTGCCCCATGTATCCCGGCATCAACGATATGAAAAGATATGCCGCGGCCACGGATAAAACGCGTCCTTACATCATGTGCGAGTACTCCCACGCCATGGGCAACAGCAGTGGGAACTTCAAAACCTATTGGGACATCGTGGCATCCTCCAAACAAATGCAGGGGGGATTTATCTGGGATTGGGTAGACCAGGGGCTGAAAACGAAAACCACCGACGGCCGTACTTTCTGGGCTTATGGCGGAGACCTCGGCGGATACCATTTGCAGAACGATGAAAACTTCTGCGCGAATGGACTGGTTGCAGCGGACAGAACACCGCACCCCGGTTTGTACGAAGTAAAACGGTATTACCAGCACATTAATTTTAAAGTGAAAGACGCGGCGCTGGGTATTGTAACGGTGAAAAATGATTTCGCGTTCACCAACCTCGATCAATTCGAGTTCAAATGGGCGCTTGCCAATAACGGTACCGAGGGAGAGTTGCGTCCATTCACCGTAGAACTCGCTCCGGGAAAAGAAAAGGACATCAAACTTCCTTTGCCCATGATCAAAGCTTTGCCGGGAACAGAGTTCTTCGTTAACCTTCATGCTTACACGAAGAATGCTACTGAATTGGTGCCGGCCGGTCACGAAGTGGCTACGGAACAATTTAGCCTGAACGGCGTATCCTGGTTCGCGCACGATTTCGATAAAGGTGGCGAACTGAAAGTGACCACCGAAGGCAACAGGTTGAAATTTACTTCCGGCAATGTAAGCGGTGAATTTGATACACGCAATGGCAACCTGAATTCCTATACCATCAACAACCACCGTGTGGTGGGCAGGTTCCCCCAGCCCTTCTTCTGGAGAGCGCCAACCGACAACGATTTTGGTGCGAACTTTCAATCTTATGCAGGTGCGTGGCGCACGGCCCACCTCAACAAAGAGGTGAAGAAAGTAACAGTAGGAGAGAAGAGCGCTGAAGGCATGAAAATTACCGTTGAATATGAATTGAATGATGTACAGGCGCCTTATGCGGTGGAATACCTCATTCAAAATGATGGTGCCATTAAAGTGACCGCGTCCATCGATCTTACCGGGAAGAAACTGCCTGAATTGCCGCGCTTCGGTATGCGCCTGGAACTGCCCAGACAATTCGATAACCTGGAATACTATGGCCGAGGCCCATGGGAGAATTACGAGGACAGGAACAACGCTTCTTTTATTGGCTTATTCAAAGATAAGGTGCAGAACCAATGGGTGAAGCACTATATCCGTCCGCAGGAAAACGGTTACCACACCGATACCCGCTGGCTCTCCCTGAAGAATGCCGCAGGTCAGGGTCTTGTGATAGAAGGCACCCAACCCCTCGGCTTTAGCGCGCTCAACGTAATGACTGAAGACCTGGATCCGGGACTCACCAAGAAGCAGCAACATCCCACTGATGTGAAACCCCGTGATAATGTGTTCCTCCACATCGATCTGCGCCAACGTGGCGTGGGTGGCGATAACAGCTGGGGCGCGCAACCGCACAGGGAGTTCCGGTTGATGGATAAGAAGTACAGTTATAGTTATATCATGCGGTTAGTGGAATAG
- a CDS encoding DUF2264 domain-containing protein, with product MRPAKFLLLCLLSSPLFAQKKGKPTTQPPATVRQQWLMHMQKVVRPVLYNLANDSLKINMPVETAPNIDNRNHRTRVSYLEAFGRTMSGIAPWLQSEAGDANEKALRAQYRAWTLKALANAVDSSTNDYMLWDGGQPLVDASFLALGLVRCPWIWENTDELTRKRTVEVFVRTRNTVPVYSNWILFQAMIETFFLKYGYPYDKVRIEFGVREFAQHWYTGDGMFSDGMNFALDYYNSYVIQPYLTAILEVTGKSYNWFVPKFDKISKRYAEIQERLINADGSFPAIGRSIVYRGGAFQHLADMAARKRLPPGLKPAQVRGALTAVITRTLGAPKTFNEKGWLTLGLYGEQPGLADFYITTGSLYLCATIFLPLGLPETDPFWADPDTPWSSAAIWSGQDAKVDHALDLK from the coding sequence ATGCGCCCAGCGAAATTCTTACTCCTCTGCCTCCTTTCTTCCCCCCTCTTCGCCCAGAAGAAAGGGAAACCAACCACGCAACCACCAGCCACTGTGCGCCAGCAATGGCTGATGCACATGCAGAAAGTAGTGCGCCCCGTGCTGTACAACCTGGCCAATGATAGCCTTAAAATCAATATGCCGGTAGAAACAGCGCCCAATATCGATAACAGGAATCACCGCACGCGGGTAAGCTACCTGGAAGCTTTCGGGCGCACCATGAGCGGCATCGCTCCCTGGCTCCAAAGCGAAGCCGGTGATGCCAACGAAAAGGCCCTGCGTGCACAATACCGCGCCTGGACCCTCAAAGCATTGGCCAACGCAGTGGATTCCTCCACCAACGATTATATGTTGTGGGACGGTGGACAACCATTGGTGGATGCTTCTTTCCTCGCCCTGGGCCTGGTCCGCTGCCCGTGGATCTGGGAAAACACCGATGAACTGACCCGTAAAAGAACGGTGGAGGTGTTTGTGAGAACACGGAACACTGTTCCGGTTTATTCCAACTGGATTCTCTTCCAGGCGATGATAGAAACGTTTTTCCTGAAATATGGCTATCCTTATGATAAAGTTAGAATTGAATTTGGTGTGAGGGAATTCGCGCAGCATTGGTACACCGGTGATGGCATGTTTTCCGATGGCATGAACTTCGCGCTGGATTATTACAATAGTTATGTGATCCAGCCCTACCTCACCGCGATCCTGGAGGTTACCGGAAAGAGTTACAACTGGTTCGTGCCGAAGTTCGATAAGATCAGTAAGCGGTACGCGGAGATACAGGAACGCCTCATCAATGCTGATGGAAGCTTTCCCGCTATCGGTCGTTCCATCGTGTACCGTGGCGGCGCTTTCCAGCACCTGGCCGATATGGCGGCACGAAAGCGATTGCCGCCAGGTTTAAAGCCCGCGCAGGTACGCGGTGCCCTTACCGCAGTGATTACGCGGACATTGGGTGCGCCAAAAACTTTTAATGAAAAGGGATGGCTCACGCTGGGCCTTTATGGAGAACAACCAGGTCTGGCTGATTTTTACATCACCACGGGGTCGCTTTACTTGTGCGCAACCATCTTCCTCCCGCTGGGCCTGCCGGAAACTGATCCTTTCTGGGCTGATCCGGACACGCCTTGGTCCTCCGCGGCCATCTGGAGTGGGCAAGACGCGAAGGTGGACCATGCCCTCGATCTGAAATAA
- a CDS encoding glycoside hydrolase family 43 protein — protein sequence MFKKVFVKALLSVLFFSPVLSTFSQDKVYMFSYFKGNGEDGLHMAYSMDGLKWEAMNNDKSLLKPTVASDKLMRDPCIIKGADGLFHMVWTVSWKDRGIGYASSPDLVNWSEQQFIPVMMHEPEAKNCWAPEITYDKKKKQYVIYWATTIPGRFPETDIPGNDNNHRMYYVTTKDFKKFSTAKVMYDQGFNVIDATIHKIGKKFVMFLKDETKVPVAQKNLRTATSKKLTSGYGKPSAPITGKYWAEGPTVIKVGDEWIVYFDKYTEHKYGAVSSKDLVNWTDISDKVQFPKGTRHGTVFSVTKAEFDNMQQLLKK from the coding sequence ATGTTCAAAAAAGTCTTCGTTAAAGCACTGCTTAGTGTGCTGTTTTTTTCTCCTGTTCTATCCACTTTTTCCCAGGATAAAGTTTACATGTTCAGCTATTTTAAAGGGAATGGAGAAGATGGCCTACACATGGCTTACAGCATGGACGGATTGAAATGGGAAGCGATGAACAATGATAAATCGCTGTTGAAACCCACAGTGGCCAGCGATAAACTCATGCGCGACCCCTGCATCATCAAAGGCGCGGATGGCCTGTTCCACATGGTATGGACCGTAAGCTGGAAGGATCGTGGTATCGGATATGCGTCTTCTCCTGATCTGGTGAACTGGTCGGAACAACAATTCATTCCTGTCATGATGCACGAACCGGAAGCGAAGAACTGCTGGGCACCCGAGATCACTTACGATAAAAAGAAAAAACAATATGTGATCTATTGGGCTACGACGATTCCCGGACGTTTCCCGGAAACGGATATTCCCGGCAACGACAATAACCACCGGATGTATTATGTTACCACAAAGGATTTTAAGAAATTTTCCACCGCGAAAGTGATGTATGATCAGGGCTTCAATGTAATTGATGCCACGATCCATAAGATTGGAAAGAAATTCGTCATGTTCCTGAAGGATGAAACAAAAGTACCCGTGGCCCAGAAAAACCTCCGCACCGCCACCAGTAAAAAACTGACAAGTGGATACGGAAAACCATCTGCCCCCATCACCGGAAAATACTGGGCCGAAGGACCAACAGTAATTAAAGTTGGCGATGAATGGATCGTTTACTTCGACAAATACACCGAACATAAATATGGCGCCGTTTCTTCTAAGGACCTGGTGAACTGGACCGATATCTCCGACAAAGTTCAGTTTCCGAAAGGCACGCGTCATGGTACCGTTTTCTCCGTCACGAAAGCTGAATTCGATAACATGCAGCAATTGCTGAAAAAATAA
- a CDS encoding alpha-L-arabinofuranosidase C-terminal domain-containing protein, with translation MKKVSIALALSGMLSITTATAQSPATIVVQAGKTIAPVQPTMWGVFFEDINFGADGGLYAELVKNRSFEFSMPMMGWRETRRNTGNVLITNHQEMSSANPRYAKITINAPDSGYQLVNEGFRGMGLKANDTYDFSMWADMGRARNVQLEIELLNEKNQVIGSSPVAASGSGWKKYVAAVTAKETTAKGKLRLVFKGTGVVDADMISLFPRDTWKGRPGGLRKDLVQLLADMKPGFVRFPGGCIVEGRDLNNRYQWKKTVGPVESRELIINRWNTEFAHRSAPDYFQSFGLGFYEYFLLSEDLGAQPLPILNCGMACQYNTGEVVDLDELEPYIQDALDLIEFANGSVQTKWGKLRADMGHPAPFNLTMLGVGNEQWDVQYIERYKRFEKRLKEKYPEIKIISGSGPYYSGPQFEYAWKELKKLGPAFIDEHYYVSPDWFFNNAKRYDSYDRTGPKVFAGEYAAHGKEDKAPESRNTWLSALAEAAYMTGLERNADVVQMCAYAPLFAHVEAWQWRPDLIWFDNLKAVGTPNYYVQKLYANYKGTKVVPALLNGVPVTGQDSLYASAVIDEPTGKLYVKLVNNAAVERVINIQPTGWKNTKKVGVKTLSSTDLMQYNSVEEPTAVTPKESTGSVKKGMLQLTVPAKSFQVIEVGNK, from the coding sequence ATGAAAAAAGTTTCCATTGCATTGGCCCTTTCCGGTATGCTCTCCATTACCACCGCAACGGCTCAATCGCCCGCTACCATTGTGGTGCAGGCAGGTAAAACCATTGCCCCGGTTCAACCCACCATGTGGGGTGTTTTTTTTGAGGACATCAACTTTGGCGCCGATGGCGGCCTTTATGCTGAACTGGTGAAGAACCGCTCTTTTGAATTTTCTATGCCCATGATGGGCTGGCGGGAAACCAGGCGGAACACCGGGAATGTGCTGATCACCAATCACCAGGAAATGAGCAGCGCTAACCCGAGGTATGCAAAGATCACCATCAATGCACCGGACTCCGGTTACCAGCTGGTGAACGAAGGCTTCCGCGGTATGGGGCTGAAAGCGAATGATACCTACGATTTTTCGATGTGGGCCGATATGGGCAGGGCACGCAATGTGCAACTGGAAATAGAACTTTTAAATGAGAAGAACCAGGTAATCGGAAGTTCGCCTGTGGCGGCTTCGGGATCAGGCTGGAAGAAATACGTGGCGGCTGTAACCGCAAAGGAAACCACGGCCAAAGGCAAACTCCGTCTCGTATTCAAGGGAACGGGCGTTGTGGATGCAGATATGATATCCCTGTTCCCCCGCGATACCTGGAAAGGCAGACCCGGTGGTTTGCGCAAAGACCTCGTGCAACTGCTCGCCGATATGAAGCCCGGTTTCGTTCGTTTTCCAGGTGGCTGTATCGTTGAAGGGCGCGACCTGAACAACCGGTACCAATGGAAAAAAACGGTAGGCCCGGTAGAAAGCCGCGAACTTATCATCAACCGCTGGAACACCGAATTCGCACACCGTTCAGCGCCCGATTATTTCCAGAGTTTCGGACTGGGGTTCTATGAATATTTTCTCCTTTCCGAAGACCTCGGCGCGCAACCGCTGCCCATCCTCAACTGTGGTATGGCCTGCCAGTACAATACCGGTGAAGTGGTGGACCTCGACGAACTGGAACCTTACATACAGGATGCGCTGGATCTGATAGAATTCGCTAACGGAAGCGTACAAACGAAGTGGGGAAAGCTCCGCGCCGATATGGGGCACCCGGCGCCCTTCAACCTCACCATGCTGGGCGTGGGCAACGAACAGTGGGATGTGCAGTATATTGAACGTTACAAACGTTTCGAAAAAAGGCTCAAAGAAAAATACCCCGAAATAAAAATCATTTCCGGCTCCGGCCCGTATTATTCAGGTCCGCAGTTCGAGTACGCCTGGAAAGAATTGAAAAAGCTGGGCCCCGCTTTCATTGATGAGCATTATTATGTTAGTCCCGACTGGTTTTTCAACAACGCGAAGCGCTACGACTCCTACGACCGCACCGGTCCCAAAGTATTCGCGGGTGAATACGCCGCCCATGGTAAAGAGGATAAGGCGCCCGAATCGCGCAATACCTGGCTCAGCGCCCTGGCGGAAGCGGCTTATATGACCGGTCTGGAACGCAATGCCGACGTGGTGCAAATGTGTGCCTATGCGCCCCTGTTCGCCCACGTGGAAGCCTGGCAGTGGCGCCCAGACCTGATCTGGTTCGATAACCTGAAAGCAGTGGGTACCCCGAATTATTATGTTCAGAAACTTTACGCCAATTACAAGGGCACAAAAGTAGTACCCGCACTCCTGAACGGCGTTCCCGTTACCGGACAGGACAGCCTGTACGCAAGTGCTGTAATAGATGAGCCAACTGGTAAATTGTACGTGAAACTGGTGAACAACGCAGCGGTGGAACGCGTGATTAATATCCAACCAACTGGTTGGAAAAACACGAAGAAAGTAGGGGTAAAAACACTTTCTTCCACCGATCTGATGCAGTATAATTCTGTGGAAGAGCCCACTGCCGTAACACCCAAAGAAAGTACAGGCAGCGTTAAAAAAGGAATGCTTCAACTTACCGTTCCGGCAAAAAGTTTCCAGGTCATCGAAGTCGGCAACAAGTAA